In a genomic window of Salegentibacter salegens:
- a CDS encoding DUF3703 domain-containing protein: MKFYTSLPETLKPYYNIELANYSFEYSNGNLKSAWSHLERAHIIGQKYPYAHTYVHWKMLQFGFRIKNGKEILGQIPRLIFGGVKSFVGKIPVGNPGGANVPPLKPFPIEKELQEIFFKAGVNYR, encoded by the coding sequence ATGAAATTTTATACTTCGCTTCCTGAAACATTGAAACCATATTACAATATTGAGCTTGCAAATTATAGCTTTGAATACTCAAATGGAAATTTAAAAAGTGCCTGGAGTCATTTGGAACGAGCTCACATAATTGGGCAAAAATATCCTTATGCCCATACCTATGTACACTGGAAAATGCTTCAATTTGGATTTCGAATTAAGAATGGAAAAGAGATTTTAGGACAAATTCCACGTTTAATATTTGGGGGAGTAAAATCTTTTGTGGGAAAAATCCCTGTAGGAAATCCAGGCGGAGCAAATGTTCCTCCTTTAAAACCATTTCCCATAGAAAAAGAACTGCAAGAGATATTTTTTAAAGCAGGTGTAAATTATCGTTAA
- a CDS encoding histone H1 yields MKELVENIQSTFENFQTEANAQLESGNKSAGTRARKSSLELEKLLKEFRKVSVAESKK; encoded by the coding sequence ATGAAAGAACTTGTTGAAAACATTCAATCTACTTTTGAAAATTTCCAAACAGAAGCTAATGCGCAGCTGGAATCTGGCAATAAAAGTGCCGGTACAAGAGCTAGAAAATCTTCTTTGGAACTGGAAAAACTCCTAAAAGAGTTTCGTAAAGTTTCAGTAGCCGAATCAAAAAAGTAA
- the xylA gene encoding xylose isomerase, protein MSNNTFFKGIDKIKFEGRESSNPLAYKWYDENKMVAGKTLKEHLRFAVAYWHTFNNKGGDPFGAETETFEWDKKENVIDRAKDKMDAAFEFIEKLGIPYYCFHDIDVVDDCSSLSEFEKRMETMVDYAKQKQQETGIKLLWGTSNLFSDPRYMNGASTNPDFNVVARASAQAKIAIDATIALNGENYVFWGGREGYMSLLNTDMKREQDHLAQFLTTCRDYARKQGFKGNFLIEPKPMEPTKHQYDYDTATSIGFLKNYGLEKDFKINIEVNHATLAGHTFQHELQTAVDANMLGSIDANRGDYQNGWDTDQFPIDVYEITEAMLVILEGGGIQGGGINFDAKVRRNSTDLEDKFIAHIAGMDAFARGLIAADNVLQNTNYKKLRKDRYASFDSGNGSKFENGDLSLEEISKIAKEFGEPKQLSGKQELYEQIIANAF, encoded by the coding sequence AATGGTACGATGAAAATAAAATGGTAGCCGGTAAAACGCTTAAAGAGCATTTAAGATTTGCGGTAGCTTACTGGCATACATTTAATAACAAAGGTGGCGATCCTTTTGGTGCCGAGACAGAAACTTTTGAATGGGACAAAAAGGAAAATGTAATAGATCGCGCCAAAGATAAAATGGATGCTGCATTTGAATTTATTGAAAAACTTGGAATTCCTTACTACTGTTTCCACGATATAGATGTTGTAGATGACTGTTCTTCGCTTTCTGAATTTGAAAAGCGTATGGAAACTATGGTTGACTATGCTAAACAAAAACAACAAGAAACCGGGATTAAATTATTGTGGGGAACTTCCAACCTATTTAGCGATCCCCGTTATATGAACGGAGCTTCTACTAACCCCGATTTTAATGTTGTTGCACGTGCCAGTGCACAGGCAAAAATCGCTATAGATGCGACCATTGCTTTAAATGGTGAGAATTATGTATTCTGGGGAGGCCGGGAAGGTTATATGAGCCTTTTAAATACCGATATGAAGCGTGAGCAGGATCACTTGGCACAATTCCTTACTACCTGTCGTGATTACGCCAGAAAACAAGGTTTTAAAGGAAATTTCCTTATTGAACCAAAACCTATGGAGCCTACAAAACACCAGTACGATTATGATACTGCTACTTCCATAGGATTCTTAAAGAATTACGGATTGGAAAAAGATTTTAAAATCAATATTGAAGTGAACCATGCTACATTGGCAGGGCATACTTTTCAGCACGAATTACAAACCGCTGTAGATGCAAATATGCTTGGTAGTATTGATGCTAACCGTGGTGATTATCAAAATGGATGGGATACCGATCAATTTCCAATAGATGTTTATGAAATAACCGAAGCTATGTTAGTAATCCTTGAAGGAGGAGGAATTCAGGGTGGAGGAATCAATTTTGATGCTAAAGTTCGAAGAAATTCTACTGATCTTGAAGATAAATTTATAGCTCATATTGCCGGTATGGATGCTTTTGCACGCGGACTTATTGCTGCAGACAACGTACTGCAAAACACCAACTATAAGAAGCTTAGAAAAGATCGTTACGCTTCTTTTGATAGTGGTAACGGGAGCAAATTTGAAAATGGAGATCTTTCTCTGGAAGAAATTAGCAAAATAGCCAAAGAGTTCGGAGAACCAAAACAACTAAGCGGTAAACAAGAATTATATGAGCAAATTATTGCAAATGCTTTTTAA